One Punica granatum isolate Tunisia-2019 chromosome 3, ASM765513v2, whole genome shotgun sequence genomic window carries:
- the LOC116200827 gene encoding transcription factor MYB48 isoform X2, which yields MTPQEERLVLELHSKWGNRWSRIARKLPGRTDNEIKNYWRTHMRKKAQERKRAMSASSSSSSSSNSSSASGNPTVESIQSTETGEESFYDTGGITTVSTEQKSEELEKGEEGYSMDDIWKEIALSEDKNMTSVYDGCYSEEGCNFSCPPMASPSWGYSSNALWHMDDEGNKLFPFVNDQLFSCYDIVRESLLTAEL from the exons ATGACTCCTCAAGAAGAGAGGCTTGTGCTCGAACTTCATTCCAAATGGGGAAATAG ATGGTCGAGAATCGCTCGAAAGTTACCTGGACGAACAGATAATGAGATAAAGAATTACTGGAGAACTCATATGAGGAAAAAAGCCCAAGAGAGGAAGCGGGCTATGTCGGCttcctcctcatcctcatcGTCTTCTAATAGCTCTTCTGCATCGGGCAATCCAACTGTTGAGTCGATTCAATCAACAGAGACTGGGGAAGAAAGTTTCTATGACACTGGAGGTATAACAACAGTTTCAACCGAACAGAAGAGTGAGGAACTGGAGAAGGGCGAAGAGGGCTACTCCATGGATGATATATGGAAAGAGATTGCTTTGTCAGAAGACAAGAATATGACATCGGTTTATGATGGCTGCTACAGCGAAGAAGGTTGCAACTTCTCATGTCCTCCAATGGCTTCACCATCATGGGGTTACAGCTCCAACGCACTATGGCATATGGATGATGAAGGAAACAAGCTGTTCCCATTCGTAAACGATCAACTTTTTTCCTGTTATGATATTGTCAGAGAGTCTCTTTTAACTGCAGAACTCTGA
- the LOC116198745 gene encoding aquaporin TIP1-3-like yields MPISRIAIVSLAEAGRAGALKAAISEFILAIIFVFAGEGSGMAFNKLTDNGSSTPAGLISAALAHVFGLVAVVSAGFHISGGHVNPAVTFGTFVGGHITLFRSILHWIAQCLGSVVACLLHQFSTGGLETPAFSLSSGVSAWNALVFEIVMTFGLLYTVYATALDPKKGDIGILAPMTIACIAGANILAGGAFEGASMNPAISFGPAVASRSWDSHWVYWLGPFLGASIAAIVYNNLFIKPSTHETLPSSEI; encoded by the exons ATGCCGATCTCTAGAATCGCCATAGTTTCTCTCGCCGAGGCTGGCCGGGCTGGCGCACTCAAAGCGGCTATCTCCGAGTTCATTTTGGCGATCATTTTTGTTTTCGCAGGGGAAGGATCGGGCATGGCTTTCA ACAAGCTCACAGACAATGGCTCATCGACACCAGCAGGGCTTATATCTGCAGCGCTGGCTCATGTCTTCGGATTGGTTGCAGTCGTATCAGCAGGATTTCATATTTCTGGCGGACATGTCAATCCTGCTGTCACGTTCGGCACCTTTGTTGGTGGGCACATCACATTGTTCAGAAGCATTCTGCACTGGATCGCTCAGTGCCTCGGTTCTGTCGTCGCTTGCTTGCTTCACCAGTTCTCAACTGGCGGACTA GAAACTCCTGCATTCTCCCTGTCGTCTGGTGTGAGCGCATGGAATGCGTTGGTTTTCGAGATTGTGATGACTTTCGGGCTGCTTTATACAGTGTATGCTACTGCCTTGGACCCGAAGAAGGGTGACATAGGAATCCTCGCACCAATGACAATTGCTTGCATTGCGGGTGCCAACATTTTGGCCGGTGGTGCATTTGAAGGTGCATCCATGAACCCAGCAATATCCTTCGGTCCTGCAGTAGCGAGCAGGTCGTGGGACAGCCACTGGGTCTATTGGCTCGGCCCGTTCCTCGGTGCCAGTATTGCTGCCATAGTCTACAATAACTTGTTCATCAAGCCAAGCACACATGAGACACTGCCCTCCTCAGAGATCTAA
- the LOC116198746 gene encoding very-long-chain (3R)-3-hydroxyacyl-CoA dehydratase 2 encodes MSSPVKLYLLAYNSLQTIGWAVSLCRILISLATTKSVAGSYAAAGDLICLLQTVAFMEVLHGALGIVPSGVLFPLMQWGGRMHFLLAIVRRISEVQQLPSIFITFLAWSLSDIIRYLHYALNTLGSCPPWITYIRYTAFIVLYPLGMAPGEMLIMIKALPIVKMTNLYADFFSGLPFNYYDFLRVLLLVYPFLWLKLYLHLFKQRRSKLGKSHRNKKE; translated from the exons ATGTCTTCTCCAGTGAAGCTCTACCTCCTCGCCTACAACTCTCTGCAAACCATCGGATG GGCGGTCTCTCTGTGCCGCATTCTGATCAGCCTGGCCACCACCAAATCCGTCGCCGGCTCTTACGCGGCCGCCGGGGACCTAATCT GTTTGCTACAGACTGTTGCTTTTATGGAAGTTCTGCATGGAGCTCTAG GCATTGTGCCAAGCGGGGTACTGTTTCCGCTTATGCAATGGGGTGGGAGGATGCATTTCCTACTGGCAATAGTCCGTCGAATCAGCGAG GTGCAACAACTGCCATCAATTTTCATTACCTTTTTGGCCTGGTCCTTAAGTGAT ATTATTAGGTATTTGCATTATGCTTTGAATACTTTGGGAAGTTGTCCACCTTGGATTACTTACATCCG GTATACTGCATTTATCGTCCTGTACCCTCTAGGAATGGCGCCTGGTGAAA TGTTGATTATGATCAAGGCACTTCCCATCGTAAAGATGACAAATCTCTACGCAGATTTTTTCAGTGGTCTCCCCTTCAATTACTATGATTTTCTCAGG GTTTTGCTTCTGGTCTACCCATTCCTATGGTTGAAACTATACTTGCATTTGTTCAAGCAGCGCCGGTCGAAGCTTGGAAAGTCCCATAGAAATAAGAAAGAATGA
- the LOC116200827 gene encoding transcription factor MYB59 isoform X3, whose translation MKTVQEETRKGPWTEQEDLQLVCFVGLFGDRRWDFIAKVSGLKVAGDNNRTGKSCRLRWVNYLHPDLKRGKMTPQEERLVLELHSKWGNRWSRIARKLPGRTDNEIKNYWRTHMRKKAQERKRAMSASSSSSSSSNSSSASGNPTVESIQSTETGEESFYDTGGITTVSTEQKSEELEKGEEGYSMDDIWKEIALSEDKNMTSVYDGCYSEEGCNFSCPPMASPSWGYSSNALWHMDDEGNKLFPFVNDQLFSCYDIVRESLLTAEL comes from the exons ATGAAGACAGTCCAAGAAGAAACCCGAAAAGGTCCATGGACAGAACAAGAAGACTTGCAGTTGGTATGCTTCGTGGGCTTGTTCGGAGATCGCCGATGGGACTTTATAGCAAAGGTTTCAGGTTTGAAGGTGGCGGGAGACAATAATAG AACAGGAAAGAGCTGCAGGCTGCGTTGGGTTAATTACCTTCACCCGGATCTAAAGAGAGGGAAGATGACTCCTCAAGAAGAGAGGCTTGTGCTCGAACTTCATTCCAAATGGGGAAATAG ATGGTCGAGAATCGCTCGAAAGTTACCTGGACGAACAGATAATGAGATAAAGAATTACTGGAGAACTCATATGAGGAAAAAAGCCCAAGAGAGGAAGCGGGCTATGTCGGCttcctcctcatcctcatcGTCTTCTAATAGCTCTTCTGCATCGGGCAATCCAACTGTTGAGTCGATTCAATCAACAGAGACTGGGGAAGAAAGTTTCTATGACACTGGAGGTATAACAACAGTTTCAACCGAACAGAAGAGTGAGGAACTGGAGAAGGGCGAAGAGGGCTACTCCATGGATGATATATGGAAAGAGATTGCTTTGTCAGAAGACAAGAATATGACATCGGTTTATGATGGCTGCTACAGCGAAGAAGGTTGCAACTTCTCATGTCCTCCAATGGCTTCACCATCATGGGGTTACAGCTCCAACGCACTATGGCATATGGATGATGAAGGAAACAAGCTGTTCCCATTCGTAAACGATCAACTTTTTTCCTGTTATGATATTGTCAGAGAGTCTCTTTTAACTGCAGAACTCTGA
- the LOC116200827 gene encoding transcription factor MYB59 isoform X1, protein MKTVQEETRKGPWTEQEDLQLVCFVGLFGDRRWDFIAKVSGLNRTGKSCRLRWVNYLHPDLKRGKMTPQEERLVLELHSKWGNRWSRIARKLPGRTDNEIKNYWRTHMRKKAQERKRAMSASSSSSSSSNSSSASGNPTVESIQSTETGEESFYDTGGITTVSTEQKSEELEKGEEGYSMDDIWKEIALSEDKNMTSVYDGCYSEEGCNFSCPPMASPSWGYSSNALWHMDDEGNKLFPFVNDQLFSCYDIVRESLLTAEL, encoded by the exons ATGAAGACAGTCCAAGAAGAAACCCGAAAAGGTCCATGGACAGAACAAGAAGACTTGCAGTTGGTATGCTTCGTGGGCTTGTTCGGAGATCGCCGATGGGACTTTATAGCAAAGGTTTCAG GTTTGAACAGAACAGGAAAGAGCTGCAGGCTGCGTTGGGTTAATTACCTTCACCCGGATCTAAAGAGAGGGAAGATGACTCCTCAAGAAGAGAGGCTTGTGCTCGAACTTCATTCCAAATGGGGAAATAG ATGGTCGAGAATCGCTCGAAAGTTACCTGGACGAACAGATAATGAGATAAAGAATTACTGGAGAACTCATATGAGGAAAAAAGCCCAAGAGAGGAAGCGGGCTATGTCGGCttcctcctcatcctcatcGTCTTCTAATAGCTCTTCTGCATCGGGCAATCCAACTGTTGAGTCGATTCAATCAACAGAGACTGGGGAAGAAAGTTTCTATGACACTGGAGGTATAACAACAGTTTCAACCGAACAGAAGAGTGAGGAACTGGAGAAGGGCGAAGAGGGCTACTCCATGGATGATATATGGAAAGAGATTGCTTTGTCAGAAGACAAGAATATGACATCGGTTTATGATGGCTGCTACAGCGAAGAAGGTTGCAACTTCTCATGTCCTCCAATGGCTTCACCATCATGGGGTTACAGCTCCAACGCACTATGGCATATGGATGATGAAGGAAACAAGCTGTTCCCATTCGTAAACGATCAACTTTTTTCCTGTTATGATATTGTCAGAGAGTCTCTTTTAACTGCAGAACTCTGA